The following proteins are encoded in a genomic region of Zea mays cultivar B73 chromosome 9, Zm-B73-REFERENCE-NAM-5.0, whole genome shotgun sequence:
- the LOC103639502 gene encoding protein ALP1-like: MSHKHTEDDSDSSDSEDETLLLVNLLTLNIEAQRHHRRRSGLPRRVIHRDHFAGENLIQHHYFGANPVYPPHVFRRRFRMSRPLFLRIMEGLQQQDTYFTQRVDATGMPGLGPLQKVCAAMRILAYGLPSDAVDEYIQIGESTARECLHHFCRAIIAYFSAWYLRTPTQDDITRIMHNSEGRGFPGMLGSIDCMHWEWRNCPTAWCGQFCGQNSRASMILEAVASYDLWIWHAFFGMPGTNNDVNVLHRSPVFDPMTTGRMPPVNYTVNGHAYNFGYYLADGIYPNWPTFVKAIRHPYEEKKVYFTQMQESCRKDIERAFGVLQARWAVLRGPAYGWDRNRLTEIITACIIMHNMIVEDEGPFVANIDFGDNTSGIEPSQIIGEGRTKWVINHFDLRHQERSSSLQNDLVEHLWARRGSM, from the exons ATGTCTCACAAGCATACGGAAGATGATTCTGATTCGAGTGATAGTGAGGACGAAACTCTTTTGCTTGTCAATCTACTTACCCTCAACATTGAGGCTCAACGCCATCATCGACGACGGTCGGGTTTACCTCGCCGCGTCATTCACAGGGATCATTTTGCTGGAGAAAACCTCATCCAGCATCACTACTTCGGCGCGAACCCAGTGTATCCACCCCATGTGTTTCGTAGAAG GTTCCGCATGAGTAGGCCTTTGTTTCTCCGCATTATGGAAGGTCTTCAACAGCAGGATACTTACTTTACACAAAGGGTGGACGCAACAGGCATGCCAGGACTCGGTCCACTACAAAAAGTATGTGCCGCAATGCGGATACTAGCTTATGGGTTACCTTCAGATGCGGTAGACGAATATATTCAAATTGGGGAATCTACCGCAAGGGAATGCCTTCATCATTTTTGTCGCGCAATCATTGCATATTTTAGTGCCTGGTATTTACGAACTCCTACTCAAGATGACATAACACGCATCATGCACAATAGCGAGGGAAGGGGTTTTCCTGGCATGTTGGGTTCCATAGATTGCATGCACTGGGAGTGGAGGAACTGTCCTACGGCGTGGTGTGGTCAGTTTTGTGGCCAAAATAGTAGAGCATCGATGATACTCGAAGCTGTAGCATCGTATGATCTTTGGATTTGGCATGCTTTTTTTGGCATGCCTGGGACAAACAATGACGTAAACGTGCTGCACCGATCACCAGTATTTGACCCCATGACAACCGGTCGAATGCCACCTGTCAATTACACAGTAAATGGTCATGCGTACAACTTCGGATATTACCTTGCTGATGGTATTTACCCCAACTGGCCTACTTTTGTAAAAGCAATCAGACACCCATATGAGGAAAAGAAAGTATATTTCACACAGATGCAGGAAAGTTGCCGAAAGGATATTGAGCGTGCTTTTGGAGTTCTTCAAGCCCGGTGGGCGGTGCTCCGTGGACCAGCTTATGGTTGGGATCGTAATCGTTTAACTGAGATAATCACAGCTTGCatcatcatgcacaacatgattgtcgAAGACGAAGGGCCTTTTGTTGCTAACATAGATTTCGGAGATAACACATCAGGGATTGAACCATCTCAAATAATTGGAGAAGGACGGACGAAATGGGTTATTAACCACTTCGATCTTCGTCACCAAGAAAGATCGAGCTCACTACAAAATGATCTTGTCGAGCATTTGTGGGCTCGTCGTGGAAGCATGTAA
- the LOC100282918 gene encoding 40S ribosomal protein SA-like, with amino-acid sequence MAASAGGGAVRALSQKEQDIQMMLAADVHLGTKNCDFQMERYVFKRRTDGIYIINLGKTWDKLQLAARVIVAIENPQDIIVQSARPYGQRAVLKFAQYTGAHAIAGRHTPGTFTNQLQTSFSEPRLLILTDPRTDHQPIKESALGNIPTIAFCDTDSPMRYVDIGIPANNKGRNSIGCLFWLLARMVLQMRGTILPGHKWEVMVDLFFYRDPEEAKEQEEEAAAAPEFAAVTDYQGADQWGGDQWTSDVAAPPVAPTGADWGAAPASVPTGDGWDQTVAPVPVDGTVPPVVAPTGWESAAQPTAQGWE; translated from the exons ATGGCGGCGTCAGCAGGCGGAGGCGCGGTGCGCGCGCTGTCCCAGAAGGAGCAGGACATACAGATGATGCTCGCGGCCGACGTCCACCTCGGCACCAAGAACTGCGATTTCCAGATGGAGCGGTATGTCTTTAAGCGTCGCACCGACG GCATCTACATCATCAACCTGGGCAAGACATGGGATAAGCTCCAGCTCGCGGCGAGGGTTATTGTTGCCATTGAGAACCCGCAAGACATCATCGTCCAGTCGGCCCGCCCCTACGGCCAGCGTGCTGTCCTCAAGTTCGCGCAGTACACTGGCGCCCATGCCATCGCTGGGAGGCACACCCCTGGTACCTTCACCAATCAGCTCCAGACCTCTTTCAGCGAGCCTCGCCTGCTCATCCTTACTGACCCAAGGACTGACCATCAG CCAATCAAGGAGTCTGCTCTGGGGAACATCCCGACCATTGCCTTCTGCGACACTGACTCTCCCATGCGATATGTCGATATCGGCATCCCAGCCAACAACAAGGGGAGGAACAGCATTGGATGCCTGTTCTGGCTTTTGGCCAGGATGGTTCTGCAGATGAGGGGCACTATCCTCCCTGGGCACAAGTGGGAAGTCATG GTTGATCTGTTCTTCTACAGAGACCCAGAGGAAGCGAAGGAGCAGGAGGAGGAAGCTGCTGCGGCCCCTGAGTTTGCTGCAGTCACTGATTACCAAGGAGCTGATCAGTGGGGTGGTGACCAGTGGACCTCTGATGTGGCTGCACCACCTGTTGCTCCTACTGGTGCTGATTGGGGTGCTGCACCAG CTTCGGTTCCTACCGGTGATGGCTGGGATCAAACTGTGGCCCCTGTTCCTGTGGATGGCACTGTTCCTCCAGTGGTCGCTCCTACTGGTTGGGAATCAGCAGCCCAGCCCACTGCCCAAGGCTGGGAGTAG
- the LOC103639500 gene encoding eukaryotic translation initiation factor 3 subunit K, translating to MKQMVSSQTYNLDANLSLLRLYQFEPERMSIQIVAHILIKALMAMPAPDFSLCLFLIPEHVQMGEQFKALIVLSHYLETARFSQFWDEAANNRHILEAVPG from the exons ATGAAGCAAATG GTCTCATCTCAGACATATAACTTGGATGCAAATCTCAGCCTTCTTCGCTTGTACCAG TTTGAGCCCGAAAGGATGAGCATACAGATTGTGGCCCACATACTGATTAAG GCTCTCATGGCAATGCCAGCCCCTGACTTCAGTTTGTGCTTATTCTTAATCCCTGAACATGTG CAAATGGGGGAGCAATTCAAGGCATTGATAGTTCTTTCTCACTACCTAGAG ACTGCTAGGTTCAGTCAATTTTGGGATGAAGCAGCAAATAACCGCCACATATTGGAAGCAGTGCCAG GCTGA